The proteins below are encoded in one region of Streptomyces ficellus:
- a CDS encoding response regulator encodes MTKVLVVDDDFMVAKLHSRYVSAMDGFTVVGVAHSGAEALRAAEALRPDVVLLDIYLPDMDGIGVLRALRTAGHGVDALFITAARDAGTIRSALRAGALHYLIKPFSQAALREQLLHVAGVRTRLDALEEARQEDVDHIFGTRPPGSRELPKGLAAHTAELVERILRDHPAGLSAAECAEAGSLSRVSARRYLEYFAGTGRAEVTLRYGGTGRPERRYRRVG; translated from the coding sequence GTGACGAAGGTGCTGGTGGTGGACGACGACTTCATGGTCGCCAAGCTGCACAGCCGCTATGTGTCCGCGATGGACGGCTTCACGGTCGTCGGGGTGGCGCACAGCGGCGCCGAGGCGCTGCGGGCGGCCGAGGCGCTGCGCCCGGACGTCGTCCTGCTGGACATCTACCTGCCCGACATGGACGGGATCGGGGTGCTGCGTGCCCTGCGGACGGCGGGGCACGGGGTGGACGCGCTGTTCATCACGGCGGCCCGGGACGCGGGCACGATCCGCTCGGCGCTGCGCGCCGGGGCCCTGCACTACCTGATCAAACCGTTCAGCCAGGCGGCGCTGCGCGAGCAGTTGCTGCACGTGGCCGGGGTGCGCACCCGCCTGGACGCGCTGGAGGAGGCGCGCCAGGAGGACGTCGACCACATCTTCGGCACCCGCCCGCCGGGTTCGCGCGAGCTGCCCAAGGGCCTCGCCGCGCACACCGCCGAACTGGTGGAGCGCATCCTGCGCGACCACCCCGCGGGCCTGTCGGCGGCGGAGTGCGCGGAGGCGGGCTCCCTGTCCCGCGTGAGCGCCCGCCGCTACCTGGAGTACTTCGCCGGCACGGGCCGCGCCGAAGTCACCCTCCGCTACGGCGGCACGGGCAGACCGGAGCGCCGCTACCGGCGGGTGGGGTGA
- a CDS encoding Bug family tripartite tricarboxylate transporter substrate binding protein, whose protein sequence is MRLRTPLALLGAALLVLVGPPLLAPGSGSGTGTQIPGLRFMVPNTPGGGYDITARTAARNAEDAGLTHDVEVFNLPGAGGTVGLTRLVGEHGNGRLAMSMGLGVVGAVHTNKTPATLADTTPIARLTEEQDIVVVAKDSPYRTVQDLLAAWKKDPAGLPVGGGSSPGGPDHLAPMLMAQAAGIAPRSVNYVPFDGGGELLASILGNKVAFGVSGVGEYLDQIEAGELRLLAVTGPKRVPGLDAPTLREAGLDTDFTNWRGIVAPPGLTRAERDKLIGLVEELHASKEWRASLKKNGWSDAFLSGDAFGDFLDEQDERVDSVLKELGL, encoded by the coding sequence GTGCGATTGCGCACCCCCCTCGCCCTGCTCGGGGCGGCGCTGCTGGTGCTCGTGGGGCCGCCGCTGCTCGCACCCGGCAGCGGCTCCGGCACCGGCACCCAGATCCCCGGCCTGCGGTTCATGGTCCCCAACACCCCCGGCGGCGGGTACGACATCACGGCGCGCACCGCGGCCAGGAACGCCGAGGACGCCGGGCTCACCCACGACGTCGAGGTGTTCAACCTGCCCGGCGCCGGCGGCACCGTCGGCCTGACCCGGCTCGTCGGCGAGCACGGCAACGGCAGGCTCGCCATGTCCATGGGCCTCGGCGTCGTCGGAGCCGTACACACCAACAAGACCCCGGCGACCCTCGCCGACACCACACCCATCGCCCGGCTCACCGAGGAGCAGGACATCGTGGTCGTCGCCAAGGACTCCCCGTACCGGACGGTCCAGGACCTGCTCGCCGCCTGGAAGAAGGACCCGGCGGGGCTGCCCGTCGGCGGCGGGTCGTCCCCGGGCGGACCCGACCACCTGGCGCCCATGCTGATGGCGCAGGCCGCCGGGATAGCCCCCCGGTCGGTGAACTACGTCCCCTTCGACGGCGGCGGCGAGCTGCTCGCGTCGATCCTCGGCAACAAGGTCGCCTTCGGGGTCTCCGGCGTGGGCGAGTACCTCGACCAGATCGAGGCGGGCGAACTGCGTCTCCTCGCCGTCACCGGCCCCAAGCGCGTCCCCGGGCTCGACGCCCCGACCCTCCGTGAGGCGGGCCTGGACACCGACTTCACCAACTGGCGCGGCATCGTCGCCCCGCCCGGCCTGACCCGCGCCGAGCGCGACAAGCTCATCGGCCTCGTCGAGGAGCTGCACGCGTCGAAGGAGTGGCGGGCCTCCCTGAAGAAGAACGGCTGGAGCGACGCCTTCCTGTCCGGCGACGCGTTCGGCGACTTCCTCGACGAGCAGGACGAACGCGTCGACTCCGTCCTGAAGGAGCTGGGACTGTGA
- a CDS encoding tripartite tricarboxylate transporter TctB family protein translates to MSTPGTPSTTRRAWLREHSELGVSLLLLLLGVLVLTDALTMDVAAGQRGPVGPATVPVVVGTGLLAVAVLLAVDVLRGGRGEAEGGEDVDLSEPGDWRTVLLLAGVFLGGAVLIGPAGFPVAGALIFWGSAYALGSRRPDRDPLIAAALSLATYLVFTHLLGVPLPGGPLTGVL, encoded by the coding sequence GTGAGCACACCTGGCACACCGAGCACCACACGCCGCGCCTGGCTGCGCGAACACTCCGAACTCGGCGTCAGCCTGCTGCTCCTCCTCCTCGGCGTCCTCGTCCTCACCGACGCGCTGACGATGGACGTGGCGGCGGGACAGCGCGGCCCCGTCGGCCCCGCCACCGTCCCCGTCGTCGTCGGCACGGGCCTCCTCGCCGTCGCCGTCCTCCTCGCCGTCGACGTCCTGCGCGGCGGCCGCGGCGAGGCCGAGGGCGGCGAGGACGTCGACCTGTCCGAACCCGGCGACTGGCGCACCGTCCTGCTGCTCGCCGGGGTGTTCCTCGGCGGCGCCGTCCTCATCGGCCCGGCCGGCTTCCCCGTCGCCGGCGCGCTGATCTTCTGGGGCTCCGCGTACGCCCTCGGCAGCCGCCGCCCCGACCGCGACCCGCTGATCGCGGCCGCCCTCTCCCTCGCCACCTACCTCGTCTTCACCCACCTCCTGGGCGTCCCGCTCCCCGGCGGCCCCCTGACGGGAGTGCTCTGA
- a CDS encoding tripartite tricarboxylate transporter permease, with amino-acid sequence MDSFTSLVDGFGTALTPVNLLWAAIGVLLGTAIGVLPGIGPAMAVALLLPVTYGLEPTGAFIMFAGIYYGAMFGGSTTSILLNTPGESAAVVAAIEGNPMAKAGRGAQALAAAAGGHFAGGLIGTVLLVALAPTVAALAVDIGAPDYFAIMVLAFIAVTSVLGSSRIRGLASLLVGLTLGLVGLDQMTGQQRLTFGSLQLADGIDVVIVAVGLFAIGEALWVAAHLRRGGADAIPVGRPWLGRDDVRRTWKPWLRGPLIGFPFGAIPAGGAEIPTFLSYVTEKRLSKHRDEFGRGAIEGVAGPESAASASAAGTLVSMLTLGLPTTAVAAVMLAAFQQYGIQPGPLLFEREPDLVWGLIASLFVGMVLLLALNLPLAPVWAKLLRVPRPYLYAGILFFAATGAYAVGGEALDLVLLLLIGLIGFGMRRYGLPVLPAVIGVILGPAAEQQLRRALQISDGSVTGLVNTPFSVTVYAVIAVLLAWPLLKKAVTRRRNVSA; translated from the coding sequence ATGGACTCGTTCACGTCCCTCGTCGACGGCTTCGGCACCGCGCTGACACCGGTCAACCTGCTGTGGGCGGCGATCGGGGTGCTCCTCGGCACGGCCATCGGCGTCCTGCCCGGCATCGGCCCGGCCATGGCGGTCGCGCTGCTGCTGCCCGTGACGTACGGCCTCGAACCCACCGGCGCGTTCATCATGTTCGCCGGCATCTACTACGGCGCGATGTTCGGCGGCTCCACCACGTCCATCCTGCTCAACACCCCCGGCGAGAGCGCCGCCGTCGTCGCCGCCATCGAGGGCAACCCGATGGCCAAGGCGGGCCGCGGCGCCCAGGCCCTCGCCGCGGCCGCGGGCGGACACTTCGCGGGCGGCCTCATCGGCACCGTCCTGCTCGTCGCCCTCGCCCCGACCGTCGCCGCGCTGGCCGTGGACATCGGCGCGCCCGACTACTTCGCCATCATGGTGCTGGCGTTCATCGCCGTGACGTCCGTCCTCGGCTCGTCCCGCATCCGCGGGCTCGCCTCGCTGCTCGTCGGCCTCACCCTCGGCCTCGTCGGGCTCGACCAGATGACCGGCCAGCAGCGCCTCACCTTCGGCTCGCTCCAGCTCGCCGACGGCATCGACGTCGTCATCGTCGCCGTCGGCCTCTTCGCCATCGGCGAGGCCCTGTGGGTCGCGGCACACCTGCGGCGCGGCGGCGCCGACGCGATCCCCGTCGGCAGGCCCTGGCTCGGCAGGGACGACGTCCGGCGCACCTGGAAACCATGGCTGCGCGGGCCGCTGATCGGCTTCCCCTTCGGCGCCATCCCGGCCGGCGGCGCCGAGATTCCCACGTTCCTGTCGTACGTCACCGAGAAGCGGCTGTCGAAGCACCGGGACGAGTTCGGGCGCGGCGCCATCGAAGGCGTCGCCGGACCGGAGTCCGCCGCCTCCGCCTCCGCGGCCGGCACCCTCGTGTCGATGCTGACGCTCGGCCTGCCCACCACCGCGGTCGCCGCCGTGATGCTCGCCGCCTTCCAGCAGTACGGCATCCAGCCCGGCCCGCTGCTCTTCGAACGCGAACCCGACCTCGTGTGGGGCCTGATCGCCTCCCTCTTCGTCGGGATGGTGCTGCTCCTCGCGCTGAACCTGCCGCTCGCGCCCGTCTGGGCCAAGCTGCTGCGCGTCCCGCGCCCCTACCTGTACGCCGGGATCCTGTTCTTCGCGGCGACGGGCGCCTACGCGGTCGGCGGCGAGGCGCTGGACCTGGTCCTGCTGCTGCTCATCGGCCTCATCGGGTTCGGCATGCGCCGTTACGGCCTGCCGGTGCTGCCCGCCGTGATCGGCGTCATCCTCGGCCCGGCCGCCGAACAGCAGCTGCGCCGCGCGCTCCAGATCAGCGACGGGAGCGTCACCGGGCTGGTGAACACCCCGTTCTCGGTGACCGTCTACGCGGTGATCGCCGTCCTGCTGGCCTGGCCGCTGCTGAAGAAGGCGGTGACCCGCCGCCGTAACGTGTCGGCATGA
- a CDS encoding GNAT family N-acetyltransferase: MTDHRIRPATAGDVPRVKAVTDAAYQPYIERIGRVPGPMEADHAAEVAAGRVFVAGDPAVGLVVLRTGADHLYLDNVAVHPEVRGTGLGRRLLAFVEERARELGLPEVRLLTHRLMRENQAMYARYGYEVDEPRTADDPERVHYRKPVA, encoded by the coding sequence ATGACCGACCATCGCATCCGCCCGGCGACCGCCGGCGACGTTCCCCGGGTGAAGGCCGTGACCGACGCGGCCTACCAGCCCTACATCGAGCGGATCGGCCGTGTGCCGGGCCCGATGGAGGCCGACCACGCGGCGGAGGTCGCCGCGGGGAGGGTGTTCGTCGCCGGCGACCCGGCGGTCGGCCTCGTGGTCCTGCGAACCGGGGCCGACCACCTGTACCTCGACAACGTCGCCGTCCACCCGGAGGTGCGGGGCACCGGCCTCGGCCGCCGCCTGCTCGCCTTCGTGGAGGAGCGGGCCCGCGAGCTGGGCCTGCCCGAGGTGCGGCTCCTGACACACCGGCTGATGCGGGAGAACCAGGCCATGTACGCGCGGTACGGGTACGAGGTCGACGAGCCGCGCACCGCGGACGACCCCGAGCGGGTCCACTACCGCAAGCCGGTCGCCTGA
- a CDS encoding DUF402 domain-containing protein, translating into MSARSVEVRLVKAGRTKISYPADVVADDGVRLTVRAPWAADGVRDFGFVRFEPGDVFTEHYWRNRWYAVKEVRGGDGALKGWYCDVTRPVLVGRDAVVVEDLDLDLWVSADGTEVLRLDEEEFAASGLADRDPAAATAAREALDALEALARAGRLPGASQATGLR; encoded by the coding sequence ATGTCCGCACGCTCGGTTGAGGTGCGTCTCGTCAAGGCCGGGCGGACGAAGATCTCGTACCCGGCGGACGTCGTGGCCGACGACGGTGTCCGCCTCACGGTCCGTGCCCCGTGGGCGGCGGACGGGGTGCGGGACTTCGGCTTCGTGCGCTTCGAGCCCGGCGACGTGTTCACCGAGCACTACTGGCGGAACCGGTGGTACGCGGTGAAGGAGGTGCGCGGCGGGGACGGCGCCCTGAAGGGCTGGTACTGCGACGTCACCCGGCCCGTCCTCGTCGGCCGGGACGCGGTGGTCGTGGAGGACCTGGACCTCGACCTGTGGGTGTCCGCGGACGGCACCGAGGTCCTGCGCCTGGACGAGGAGGAGTTCGCCGCGAGCGGGCTGGCCGACCGGGACCCGGCCGCGGCGACGGCGGCCCGCGAGGCCCTGGACGCCCTGGAGGCCCTGGCCCGCGCGGGCCGCCTGCCGGGGGCGAGTCAGGCGACCGGCTTGCGGTAG
- a CDS encoding GNAT family N-acetyltransferase has protein sequence MTVIVRDFRPEDAEAVSRSRQACIPFQVATPRSVLFDVDNFNPAAKFRLLVAEKDGEVVGTAYVGVAYDSSEPGQAYATPHVHPDHRGHGAGGLLLRTAEEHLAAEGATSLYAYVMDEPGSLGFAEKRGYRPTRSSHFQRLDLTGTDLPELPGTLPPGVALRTAADYEADPRPMFVADAEATADEPSDIATDFDDYEDWIRHTWNNPLLDRDLSTVVTVDGEVAAYTAAFTDGGTRYVSGMTGTLRAHRGRGLAKLAKTDSLRRARAAGCTDAYTCNDGANGPMLAINKWFGYEVCATEVRHVRTLG, from the coding sequence ATGACTGTGATCGTGCGGGACTTCCGCCCCGAGGACGCCGAGGCCGTGAGCAGGTCCCGGCAGGCGTGCATACCGTTCCAGGTGGCGACGCCGCGTTCGGTGCTCTTCGACGTCGACAACTTCAACCCGGCGGCGAAGTTCCGCCTGCTGGTCGCCGAGAAGGACGGTGAGGTCGTCGGGACGGCCTACGTCGGCGTCGCCTACGACAGCAGCGAGCCCGGCCAGGCCTACGCCACCCCGCACGTCCACCCCGACCACCGGGGACACGGCGCGGGCGGCCTGCTGCTGCGGACCGCGGAGGAGCACCTGGCGGCCGAGGGCGCGACCTCGCTGTACGCCTATGTGATGGACGAGCCGGGCAGCCTGGGGTTCGCGGAGAAGCGGGGCTACCGGCCCACCCGGTCCTCGCACTTCCAGCGCCTCGACCTGACGGGCACGGACCTGCCCGAGCTGCCCGGGACGCTCCCGCCCGGCGTCGCGCTGCGTACCGCCGCCGACTACGAGGCGGACCCGCGCCCGATGTTCGTCGCCGACGCGGAGGCGACGGCGGACGAGCCGAGCGACATCGCCACGGACTTCGACGACTACGAGGACTGGATCCGCCACACCTGGAACAACCCCCTGCTGGACCGCGACCTCTCGACGGTCGTGACCGTGGACGGTGAGGTGGCGGCCTACACCGCCGCGTTCACGGACGGCGGGACGCGGTACGTGTCGGGCATGACCGGCACGCTGCGCGCCCACCGGGGGCGGGGCCTGGCGAAGCTCGCCAAGACCGACTCGCTGCGCCGGGCCCGCGCGGCGGGCTGTACCGACGCGTACACCTGCAACGACGGTGCGAACGGCCCGATGCTGGCGATCAACAAGTGGTTCGGGTACGAGGTCTGCGCGACGGAGGTCCGGCATGTCCGCACGCTCGGTTGA
- a CDS encoding GntR family transcriptional regulator, translating to MTLKISIDAGSSTAPYEQLRAQISDQARSGRLPVGHKLPTVRGLAEELGLAANTVAKAYRVLETDGVIETRGRAGTFVAAARDAAARQAATAAAAYAAEARRLGLTRADAQAAVTDALRAAYGD from the coding sequence GTGACCTTGAAGATCTCCATCGACGCGGGTTCCTCCACCGCCCCCTACGAACAGCTGCGCGCGCAGATCTCCGACCAGGCCCGGTCGGGCCGGCTTCCCGTCGGCCACAAACTGCCGACCGTCCGGGGCCTCGCGGAGGAGCTCGGCCTCGCCGCCAACACGGTCGCCAAGGCCTACCGGGTGCTGGAGACCGACGGGGTGATCGAGACGCGCGGCCGCGCCGGGACGTTCGTCGCCGCCGCCCGCGACGCCGCCGCCCGCCAGGCGGCCACGGCCGCCGCCGCGTACGCCGCCGAGGCCCGCCGCCTCGGCCTCACCCGCGCCGACGCACAGGCCGCCGTCACGGACGCACTGCGCGCCGCGTACGGGGACTGA
- a CDS encoding DUF5925 domain-containing protein — protein sequence MGRMSANPHEALPIRLTVDDSDSPADVVDALFLGRFATGEQPYAHSANLDRVKPGATLLPPGAEVLRTARDDDRSATLAQGDGWTLLVSRWNRGADVTVTATGADLAERVLKQATDGAKDDPEPQPDNVTMGFWYVSPRRGPHRTTRRIAAGSWEEVRPNYTAPVAGAMDRLMKVTPDDIAGRLLLLHGPPGTGKTSALRTLARSWRDWCQVDCVLDPERLFNDVGYLMDIAIGEDEGTANGRWRLLLLEDCDELIRGEARHTAGQALSRLLNLTDGLLGQGRNVLVGVTTNEDLERLHPAVVRPGRCLARIEVGPLTRAEAVTWLGTEEGVGRDGATLAELYALRRGTGPASIPDQTHGADAGLYL from the coding sequence ATGGGGCGCATGTCTGCCAACCCTCATGAGGCCCTGCCGATCCGGCTCACCGTCGACGACAGCGACTCCCCCGCCGACGTCGTCGACGCGCTGTTCCTCGGGCGCTTCGCGACGGGCGAGCAGCCGTACGCGCACAGCGCGAACCTGGACCGCGTCAAACCCGGCGCGACCCTGCTCCCGCCGGGTGCCGAGGTGCTGCGCACCGCCCGTGACGACGACCGCAGCGCCACGCTCGCCCAGGGCGACGGCTGGACGCTGCTGGTTTCCCGCTGGAACCGGGGCGCCGACGTGACGGTCACCGCCACCGGGGCGGACCTGGCCGAACGGGTGCTGAAGCAGGCGACGGACGGGGCGAAGGACGACCCGGAGCCGCAGCCGGACAACGTGACCATGGGCTTCTGGTACGTGTCGCCGCGCCGCGGCCCGCACCGCACGACCCGGCGGATTGCCGCCGGCTCGTGGGAGGAGGTGCGGCCCAACTACACGGCCCCGGTGGCCGGGGCGATGGACCGGCTGATGAAGGTCACGCCCGACGACATCGCGGGCCGGTTGCTCCTGCTGCACGGCCCGCCCGGCACGGGCAAGACGTCGGCGCTGCGCACGCTGGCGCGGTCGTGGCGGGACTGGTGCCAGGTGGACTGCGTGCTGGACCCGGAGCGCCTGTTCAACGACGTCGGCTACCTGATGGACATCGCGATCGGCGAGGACGAGGGCACGGCGAACGGCCGGTGGCGGCTGCTGCTCCTGGAGGACTGCGACGAGCTGATCCGCGGCGAGGCCAGGCACACGGCGGGCCAGGCGCTGTCGCGGCTGTTGAACCTGACGGACGGTCTGCTCGGGCAGGGCCGCAACGTCCTCGTCGGCGTCACCACCAACGAGGACCTCGAGCGCCTGCACCCGGCGGTGGTCCGCCCCGGCCGCTGCCTGGCCCGCATCGAGGTCGGCCCGCTGACCCGGGCGGAGGCGGTGACGTGGCTCGGCACCGAGGAGGGCGTCGGACGCGACGGCGCGACGCTGGCGGAGCTGTACGCCCTACGACGCGGCACGGGCCCCGCGTCCATCCCGGACCAGACCCACGGCGCGGACGCGGGGCTGTACTTGTAG
- a CDS encoding SGNH/GDSL hydrolase family protein: MKLSRAAALPTSLLLGAVLTLTGAGAAQADSSAAALDYVALGDSYSSGVGAGSYDGASGDCKRSTKAFPRLWAAANSPSSFAFTACSGARTNDVTAGQLGPLSSATDLVSVTIGGNDAGFADVMTTCVLQSEATCIARVNEAKRYVDTTLPGRLDSVYSAIRSKAPSAEVVVLGYPRFYKIGGSCLAGLSENERRAINSGADHLNAATAKRAADHGYTWADVVPAFTGHEICSGASWLHSVNWLNIGESYHPTAAGQSGGYLPAFRAAL, translated from the coding sequence ATGAAACTGTCCCGAGCCGCGGCACTCCCCACCTCACTGCTCCTCGGCGCCGTCCTGACCCTCACCGGGGCGGGCGCGGCGCAGGCCGACTCGTCGGCCGCAGCCCTCGACTACGTGGCCCTCGGCGACTCCTACTCCTCCGGGGTCGGCGCCGGCAGCTACGACGGCGCGAGCGGCGACTGCAAGCGCAGCACCAAGGCCTTCCCCAGGCTCTGGGCCGCCGCCAACTCCCCCTCGTCCTTCGCCTTCACCGCATGTTCGGGCGCCCGTACGAACGATGTGACGGCAGGCCAGCTCGGCCCGCTGTCCTCCGCCACCGACCTCGTCTCCGTCACCATCGGGGGCAACGACGCCGGGTTCGCCGACGTCATGACCACCTGCGTCCTCCAGTCCGAGGCCACCTGCATCGCCCGCGTCAACGAGGCGAAGCGGTACGTCGACACCACCCTGCCCGGCCGGCTCGACTCGGTGTACTCGGCGATCAGATCCAAGGCGCCCTCGGCCGAGGTCGTCGTACTCGGCTACCCCCGCTTCTACAAGATCGGCGGCAGCTGCCTCGCCGGTCTGAGCGAGAACGAGCGTCGTGCCATCAACAGCGGCGCCGACCACCTCAACGCGGCGACCGCCAAGCGCGCCGCCGACCACGGCTACACCTGGGCCGACGTCGTCCCCGCCTTCACCGGCCACGAGATCTGCTCGGGCGCGTCCTGGTTGCACAGCGTCAACTGGCTCAACATCGGCGAGTCCTACCACCCCACCGCCGCCGGACAGTCCGGCGGATACCTGCCCGCCTTCAGGGCCGCGCTGTAA
- a CDS encoding CaiB/BaiF CoA transferase family protein produces the protein MSTQPLPLPLEGITVVAVEQAVSAPFATRQLADLGARVIKIERPDGGDFARGYDTAAAGLASHFVWCNRGKESVAVDLKDPRGLDVVRRLVAGADVFVQNLAQGAAARLGLDAATLCAADERLVAVDISGYGAGGPYAHKRAYDMLVQCEAGLVSVTGTPEQPVKAGIPAADVAAAMYAFSGVLAALLRRATTGRGGPVEISMLESLAEWMGHPLHHGMHGGGTPARTGVAHAVIAPYDAYPTADGGQVLLSVQNDREWRRLAERVLGRPELGDDPAYATNTARVAHREETDAVVGRALALLGTAEAVGRLEAAGIACARLNTVEDVAAHPQLAARDRWREVGTEVGPLRALLPPVTLPGGPEARMGAVPALGEHTDAVLRELGVPDDERAALRREGVVA, from the coding sequence ATGAGCACACAGCCGCTGCCCCTCCCCCTGGAGGGCATCACCGTCGTCGCCGTGGAGCAGGCCGTCTCGGCGCCGTTCGCCACCCGCCAGCTCGCCGACCTGGGCGCCCGGGTCATCAAGATCGAGCGCCCGGACGGCGGTGACTTCGCCCGTGGCTACGACACCGCGGCGGCGGGCCTGGCCTCGCACTTCGTCTGGTGCAACCGGGGCAAGGAGTCGGTGGCGGTGGACCTGAAGGACCCGCGCGGCCTCGACGTCGTCCGGCGGCTGGTGGCCGGCGCCGACGTGTTCGTGCAGAACCTGGCCCAGGGCGCGGCGGCCCGGCTCGGCCTGGACGCGGCCACCCTGTGCGCGGCCGACGAGCGGCTGGTCGCGGTGGACATCTCCGGGTACGGGGCGGGCGGGCCGTACGCGCACAAGCGGGCGTACGACATGCTCGTCCAGTGCGAGGCGGGCCTGGTGTCGGTGACCGGGACGCCGGAGCAGCCGGTCAAGGCGGGGATCCCGGCGGCGGACGTCGCGGCGGCGATGTACGCCTTCTCGGGGGTGCTGGCCGCGCTGCTGCGGCGGGCCACGACGGGACGGGGCGGGCCGGTGGAGATCTCCATGCTGGAGTCGCTCGCCGAGTGGATGGGCCACCCGCTGCACCACGGGATGCACGGGGGTGGGACTCCGGCGCGCACGGGGGTCGCGCACGCCGTCATCGCCCCGTACGACGCGTACCCGACCGCCGACGGGGGGCAGGTGCTGCTGTCGGTGCAGAACGACCGCGAGTGGCGGCGGCTCGCGGAACGGGTGCTCGGGCGGCCGGAGCTGGGCGACGATCCGGCGTACGCCACGAACACCGCGCGGGTGGCGCACCGGGAGGAGACGGACGCGGTGGTGGGCCGGGCGCTGGCCCTGCTGGGGACGGCCGAGGCGGTCGGCCGCCTGGAGGCGGCGGGCATCGCGTGCGCCCGCCTCAACACGGTCGAGGACGTGGCGGCGCACCCGCAGCTCGCGGCGCGGGACCGCTGGCGGGAGGTGGGCACCGAAGTGGGGCCGCTGCGGGCCCTGCTGCCCCCGGTCACGCTCCCGGGCGGTCCGGAGGCGCGGATGGGCGCGGTCCCGGCCCTGGGTGAGCACACGGACGCGGTGCTGCGGGAGCTGGGCGTGCCGGACGACGAGCGGGCGGCGCTGCGACGGGAGGGCGTGGTGGCCTGA
- a CDS encoding ABC transporter permease: MTALVHDGAAMTGRHLQRTRRAPALLVLTQTMPIVFLLFFGYVLGSALAMPGDAYRAYLVPGMLVATAANGVMTGMFTAAQDSHRGVMDRFRTLPMSRAAVPLGQAVADLVTTTAGLVPLILVGLAMGWRIEGGPLEAVGAFGLLLLLRFAATWAGILLGLASRSEEAAGQLGSATFMLPLLSNAYIPTEGMPGWLRTVAEWNPISAVTTAVRDLFGNAPVPADAAWPVAHPVAGAVGWSLVLLAVCVPLAVRRYAASDR, from the coding sequence ATGACCGCGCTCGTCCACGACGGGGCGGCCATGACCGGCCGTCACCTCCAGCGGACCAGGCGCGCCCCGGCGCTGCTGGTGCTGACGCAGACCATGCCGATCGTCTTCCTGCTCTTCTTCGGGTACGTCCTCGGCAGCGCGCTCGCCATGCCGGGCGACGCCTACCGCGCGTACCTGGTGCCGGGGATGCTGGTCGCGACGGCCGCGAACGGGGTCATGACCGGGATGTTCACCGCCGCCCAGGACTCCCACCGGGGCGTGATGGACCGCTTCCGCACCCTGCCGATGAGCCGGGCGGCGGTGCCGCTGGGCCAGGCGGTCGCCGACCTGGTGACGACCACCGCCGGGCTGGTGCCGCTGATCCTGGTGGGCCTGGCGATGGGCTGGCGGATCGAGGGCGGCCCGCTGGAAGCGGTGGGCGCCTTCGGGCTGTTGCTGCTCCTGAGGTTCGCGGCCACCTGGGCCGGGATACTGCTCGGGCTCGCCTCGCGGAGCGAGGAGGCGGCGGGGCAGCTGGGCAGCGCCACGTTCATGCTGCCGCTGCTGTCGAACGCGTACATCCCGACCGAGGGCATGCCGGGCTGGCTGCGGACGGTCGCCGAGTGGAACCCGATCTCGGCGGTCACGACGGCGGTACGGGACCTCTTCGGCAACGCGCCCGTCCCGGCGGACGCCGCCTGGCCGGTCGCCCACCCGGTGGCGGGGGCGGTGGGCTGGTCCCTGGTCCTGCTGGCGGTGTGCGTGCCCCTCGCCGTGCGCAGGTACGCGGCCTCTGACCGGTGA